The window GAGACAACTGAAAATAATATCTATAGAATAGttatatttatgaaatatatatttaaacaaaacccACTCCGTATCTCTAAAGTCCCCGAGAGGTCTTTTCAGCGAAATTCTTTCCGACAACCAGGCATTGTATTCgtatttatcaaattttatctCAGCGTCCAGGATGTCTCTTCGGGTCATTAGCAGGTTGCTACTTAGTCCGTGATCGCCAAGATTTTGGATGACGTATAGTTCGTAATCAGTCAAGGGACGAAACACACTGTCCGTGTACATGAACCAGATGATAATGGTTATAATACTGTAGACAAAACATAATGTAAGGCAGGTGGATAGCGAACCGAATAGTATCATTCCGATCTTCTGAAGCACTGAGCTATACattttaaagaatatatatttaagttgTGATTTGATTAAAGCATGACCAATTATTTGTAGGGTGAAGCAGGGTAGTATCTTTATTTAAACCTCAAAGCtatacaaatttataaataaagaaaatcataaataagataattcaattttataaacatttccaGGATGATTTAtctttattgaattatttaagcCTGAGCCCCCAAGCGTCCATGCCACTTGGCTCCAAAATTTGAATAAGCCCGCCCCTTTGCTACCGAATCGAAAACTTTCACAGCGTATAAGATGGCTTTATTAGCGTAGAAGACCGTTCTCGTCACACTCTCAGCCCCAAAAGCTTCAGTCTTGGCCAAAACGCTGTGCGGTTTAAGCCGAAAGTTGATCTTAGTTTCGGGCGGCTGTGTTATTGTTGTGTCTGTGATACGATGTGCATCGAGATTTTGCGGCACAAGAAGaaggtgttgctgctgctactgctgacGGTTGCCGGCAGCATTATCTTCTACTTGTACACTTTGAGGCTGGAGCGGGATAATGCCTCGGCGACGTCAACGTCCACGACATCGCGACTAGAGCGGGAGATAAGCGACCTGCAGGCGTTGTTCGAGTCCAAAGTGGTGCCCCAGCTGGGAGATTTGGGGCGACCGGCGAGGAGGAACTGGACGGCGGGGGAGCGCCAGGCCATGGCCCAGAGCATGCGGGGAGTGGGCTTCAACAGCTGGCTCTCGCAGCGCATCTCTTCGGAGCGCTCGCTCTACGACATGCGGCATCGCAGGTGAGTCCGGAAGAGAGTGTCTTCAAGAGCTTGGAATGTGACGCTATCGGTGGGCGGTATAAGAGTGAGCTTCACTGGGCTTCTCTCTTCTAAAAGTGGGGGCTATAATGTttgttaattttcaaattatagtagAGTAGATTTAATTGAATCAAAAGTAAAAAGAGTTAGTTAATCTATGCACTTTATTATGTGGTCTAACTAAGATCCCACAAAATTTTCCTCTCAAAACCTATGAAAAGAATATACTCGTACATCTTCGGATTAAAACTATCTAATTAAGCATCTCTATTACGCGAATATCTCTGAATTTTACGGTCTTACCATCCCATAGTTGCAAAAAGCTTGAGTACTCCCTGGAAAAGCTTCCATCGGTGAGCGTGGTGATAACTTATCACGACGAGGAGGCGAGCGTTCTGCTCCGGACCCTGAGCAGCCTCCGGAATCGGACGCCTATACTCCTCCTCCGGGAGATCATCCTGGTGGACGATGGCAGCACCAATGTGGACCCGAAGCTGAGTGACTTCCTGCAGATCAAGTTCCTCAACATGGTCAAGCACCACCGACTTGACACCCAGGTGGGTCTGATGAAGGCTCGAGTTACCGGAGCCCAACTCGCCTTGGCGGATGTCCTTGTTTTTCTGGACTCGCACGTCGAGGTGACCCAGGGCTGGCTGGAGCCACTCATTGCCCCCATTTTGCAAAATAATAGGACCTGTACTACACCGATCATAGACACGATCGACTATGATAACTTCGCCTACCGGAGGGGCAAGCCATCCAGGGGCTTCTTCAACTGGGAGTTCAACTACATACAACTTCCGTTGCTCAAGGAGGAGGCAGTGGCCTTGCCAGCACCCCACAAGAATCCCATCATGAATGGAGGTCTCTTCGCCATTGGAAGGCAGTGGTTTTTCGATCTCGGTGGCTACGACAAGGGTCTGAAAATCTGGGGAGCCGAGCAGTTCGAACTGAGCCTGAAGATCTGGTTGTGCGGAGGAAGTATTCTGGAAGTGCCCTGCTCTCGTGTGGGTCACCTCTACAGGGATCCAAACTTCCACATCCACTATACGCACCAGAATAAGGAGTCTGAGAAGAAGGTTATTTCGAGAGTAAGTGTAGATGGGAAGATTCATAGAgacattatttaattttgatattttccAGAACTACCGTCGGGTTGCTGAGGTGTGGTTGGATGATTACAAGGACAAGTTATTCGAGAAAATGCCCCACCTAACCGTCATCCAGGTGGGCAGCTTGACTGAAGAGAAGGCTTTGAAAAAGCGACTGCACTGCAAACCCTTCAAGTGGTTTCTCGACCAACTTGGCAAGGATTTCCTTAATCTTTATCCTGTGGTGGAACCAGTAGATTTTGCCTTTGGGGTTTTGCAGAGTCTGGcttcccccaaactctgtctCGATCGATCGGAAGGTAAGCCCGGACAACCCAAGCTAAGTGAATGCCCTGATGACCATACCTTCCCCGAATCGGAACTGAAATGGACCCTTACCAATCACCGGGAGCTGCGTTCGGGACCCGTGTGCCTGGAGAAGCGCAATCAACAGGGAGATATTTATGTGTTTCAGTGCCACGGCCAGATGGGCAACCAGTTTTGGTCCTTGAACACAACTAGCCAACAGGTGGTCCATGGCCAGATGGGGAGCTCAAGGCGCTGCCTCGAGATCCAGCCGGACGCCAAAGGAGTGACCACACGAAAATGCGATTCAAATAATGCCAAGCAACGCTGGAAATTCGGCTACAAGAACAATCATAGACTTCAGCATTTTTGGGATAATGTTAAGACAAGCTAATTTTTGTGATagtgtttaattttttattgttaagAAATTCATCTTGCCATTATATAGGTTTGTCAGTAAGTTTATTTGACTGAGATACCTTTTTTGCATCTGACTTTGTAGATAACTTTCCAATATTAACAGTTTTAAGATTCCAACAACAACTCGACATCATACAAAAGTTTAGATGTTTGTGGCTCCACTATGGAGCTTCGAATGGGAGCTCCGAAAATTCGAACAATATATGCTAAATAATACAAGTCGTATATAAAGCGTATTTCATCCAAGGGAAGGGAAACTAATTTTATGGACATAGGTATTTGATTCTGAAAAGTAAGATATTTATTATAAGTGTATAAAGGACTTTGTTATTAACTTACATCCTTTACTGGATAATATGAGTTATCTAAAAAATCTTTGTGATCGCTCATGGATTCGTTTAATTTGCTCCCCAGATGTATTTTCGAGTCGAATGGTAAAAATCGGTGTCCTAGCTGCTCATCGCGACTATCGCCATCTATAACATTGACATTCCCGAGACATCGGCCCAGTTCCTCGGTGGCTTTATCGCCTCTTTCCTGAGAAGTGCAAATACTTTCGTTGGGCAGGGCTTCCAGGACAAAACGTTTGAGGGACGCAGCACTAAACAATATTCCACTCTTTTCGTACATATAGGGCTAGAAAAATAGAGTTAACCGGTAATTCGAACTAAAAAGTACGGAACCTAACTTACCAAACTATTGGAGTCCTTCATTTTGCAGCCAAAATAAATGAGTTCATTGTGGCTGTAGGGTTTTACCATTTCCCGGAGGTTCTCCACCATTACAAAACTGCACAAATAGGGAGAACCACATTATTCTTGCAGTGTAGATGCCTTCCATTCTTACTTGTCATCTTTGGCGTAAAGAAACCAATCTCCCTGATGGAAATGATAGTTGTGGACGTACTCCAGATGAGCCCGTAATAGATGCCACTTGTCGTACAAACCCGGGAACACCGCCGGCTCCAGAATGTTGTGGACATTGTCGCTGACAAATAGAAAGTGATCACAGTGCTGGGCCCAGGTTCGATGGACGTGAATCCCTGCGTAGTCATGGCGGTACTTAAAGCAGgtaattatgcaaaaaattCGAGGCGGTGGGGCAGTGCTTGCTATCGACAGACCCGAGAGCCGGGAGTCCATCTTAACCTTTAGGTGCAGCATCAGCAGGACACAAATGGTGCCGAGGAGCAGCAGAGAGATCCCCTTGCAGGGACTGACCCTTTTCATGCTACCCAGGAAGAGGCGTCGCGTGTTGAATAGCCGTGGCATTATGCAACTACTTCCACTTCCAGCTGCGGTTTAGATAATTCAGGTGTCGGCaatggtggtgctgctgggtGGTTCGTCgacaatttaattatattgaGTGCTTTGTCTGAATACAGTGCCTTTTGCTCGCTTTGCCACCGCCTGATTGGACTCGCCGCATACAAATTGCCTTTTTCAATTAGAATTATTAACCCACctgacgacgacgacgaagGCATCGAAGACGTTTTGCCATCGCCTTTCAATGCCGATAGTGGCAGGGGAGTTGATGCACAGTTTTGCAGTAGAAACTGGGGAAGTGACACGAGCAGAGTCCCAATTCCATTTCGGGAATGGAAAGCCCATCAAACGGAAATTAAATGGCCAAATTCAAAGGGTTGGTCAGACAAGTAAAAAGGAAATCCTGGACTTTGTAAGTTGCAATAAAAGATGCCTTTTTGGGAACTATAAACTTTAGAAAAATGGAATTCCTCACTTACTTTCATAAAGTGTAGAGTCGGAGGCACGAATGCATATTCCAGTATCGATTATTTAGTTATCTCATCCCACAAATACAAATTTCGGTTTATCTCTGGGCCATGTTATGACACATTTTATGATAGTTAAGGCCACAACTTTGTATGGGTTGGAAACACGTTTCCAGATTTGCATAGATACTCGTATGGAATCTATTTTTGGATTTCCCAGCAACAAAAAACGGACAAGCATCACATTTAAACgaaaaaacatatttcaatCGATTGTGTCTATTGTTGCAAAAACAAAGATACGCTTACGTATAGATTTCAATAATCACATGTGAGCAAATACACTTTCATGTGAAACTGTCCCCAGAAACATAAGAAGACCCGGGACCTGTGCATTAATGTCTCAGTTTACGTGATCAAGTTACCACACGAGACGGCAACTAACAGGTAACAATGTGGCCCACACATGATTAAGGTTACAGGAAGCAGGCAAAAGTGCAATATTGCATTCACATACGGATATGTTTcctctccatctccatctccatctcccaGACATGATGCAACAATGACACTTTGCAGTTGCAGTTCCAGTACCAGGCCACAAAATAAAAGGGAAAAAACGAAGGGAAAACGGAAGTAATTTTGCAGACAAAAGGGCTTTGGGAAAATTGAGACTTCAGGCTCAGACGACAGATTCATTGATGAACACGTTTATCCTCCCCCTTTTCCCATCCATCCCATCCATACGTATATGAAATGAATTATGTAGGCTAGTCCTGGGGTACTTCAAATTACTGGGAAGTACTCCTCCTGAAATTGAATCATCAGCGACAGCTGCCCGAGGTGAGTCCTTTATTGGGGCTGAAATTCTACAGAGTTTGGCAAGAACTGCCCAAAGATTCTcattttgtaaacaaaataatagtAATCATACATTTCAGGCGGATATTGAACTCTAAATGATATGGCTCGACTGGAGAGGGGAACTGTTTCCTGACAATGAGAAAGTAAtgttaataaagaaaatattattttaggtATTTGGCTTACCTCTTCGACTTTCTTGAAACTTAAATTCTTCAGCCATGGTATAAAACTATAGCCTTCTATAAAATGGTAGTCCATGGGAATTGGCGAAAAGGTCTCGTGTCCCAGTTCATCCCGACAGTCCACGGTGGTGACATTCATATAGCTCAGACACCTTTGTAGCTCCACATCCTCCGTAAATCCTTCCATGTGCACGCAGTGTTCATTTTGGAGGTCCTTAGACAAGTCAGTATACCTCTTCAAGGCTTCATGACTTAAAACATACCcgcttttgaaaaatataaaaggctATAGAAGAATTATATGGGAACTTATAGATGTTAGATTAATTTGAATAACAAACCTCATGAGTGTAGATATTCTCCAGTTCGTAGCCAAAGTAAATCGGTTGGGAgggtaaatattttttgtgatCAATCATATATCTGAGATTCTCCAGAACTACGAAACTGTGAACAAAAAGGCACTTAAAACCCAGGCAGAAATTTTCTTTTATGCCAACTAGAGTCTCTCATTCGTCATTCAAGTCGCAAAATCGTGCATATCAATAAAAATCCATCTTTGATCTGCTGTTTGCATACAAACACTCCGGACAAATATGTACAAATGTTATGTGGCTGGCGGTATGGGTATATGGATGTTTGAAAAAAGTTGAATAAGCGTAGAGCGAAAGGTAAACAATTGCCATTTAGAAGAAAACCGTGTCAACAACATGGCAAGATCCGTTTTTGAATGAATTGTAGACACGCAAAGCAAACAAAGTCCAAGTTCAAGCCGCAAATGTGCGGCGTAAACatctctggccaaaataaaatcgaaaacaaaaatatggaagaacataaacatttttgggtttttttttgttcattatttagttttttatttgccaAACAACCGGACCAAGATACCAGTAATTGTTGATAATTTTTATGCGATGAAGTGCTATATTCTCGGCTGacgtatatatttttttgagagCCATAAACGTCACAGTGACAGAAGCCTTTGATGTATTAATTTCTCACCGTGATCCAAGATGCTCAGGCTCCTAATccacaattaaaaacttttaagtttttctaCACCAAAGCAAAAGTTGGGTCATAAAACTACCAGTTTTAATGACTGTTACCAAAGTTATAAAGACTAAATTGCCGGTCAACGACCACCACGCGAAGTATCTGTCGCTAAGTCGAGTTATCAAGTCATTTCAAAGTCGATTTAGCCGGGAATGAATATTCCAATTTTCATTCAATTGATTTCGTAATACTTCATGGCTCTGGGTGTTGACAACAAACTCAATAAATTTCCAATTATGTATGACGAcataaattaagaaaaaaagctGTTTCTATGGACAGCTCCATTGACCTCTGGGGCACGCACTTTTTTCTCAATGATCTGttgggaaaaaaattattgataaTGAGCTCTAATCAAAGGCATTACGATTAAAAAATCGGATCTCGGAGTAGTCATTAGCTGGGTAATtgtaaacataaataaataaatcaattaaattgcTTATTTGCGAAATGCGCAAATCTCAAAACATTGATAAGCCCCGATCGCCAATAAGTTCATTTGTAAAGACGAATGTCAGCGACACCATCTGACCCATATTTGATGGATTTTGATTGACGCATAtgttttttgaatttcttGTATTTGTTTTGGATTATTTATTCTACTAATCTGATTTCAGAGGGCCCTTTGGTGGAAACCCTTTTTGTAAATCGAAATGAACTTATCTGCTTAATCTAACACAAACTATGCTAATGGATTGACGTACACCGTGAATGAAAATCCATGGgaaaattttcatttccaaTTTCGAAAAGAAAATTTGTACCAATTATGAAAGCAAACCTCCCCGGAGAGCAATCAAGTGACACAGCGACACTGAGGGAAAACGGGAGCGATACTGGAGGTGGGGCAACAGCACCATTGTGTGCCCCTACAAAGGCCAGATAAACTACCGCCTTTAGATACTCGCACTTCCTTCAACCTCCGATAAAGGAAACTCTCTGTGGGCCAAACCACAAAAGGAAGTCGGGGCGGTGCGGAGGAAAaatcgaactacaatggaAGAAGAATGGAACGGAACCGACTGGGAACCTAAACGGGAACatcggaaaataaaaaaagaatatatataagatGAAAACGCCAACTCGAACCCAAACTCAAGCGCAAACAAACACCGCCGAAGGCTGACTGATAACTTTATCAATGAAAGAAGTCAAAATATGTTGAGCGCGGCGGCCACCGAACTCAGGgctcataaaaataaacaacaagaATGAAGAGAAATAATGCACTGCCATCAATAAATCACTGAGAAAAGTATTCTTATTGAAAATGTATTTcttataaatttgtaaataattttagagtgAAGTGAGTTATTGAAGAAATGTTAGGAATTCTTCTGAAAAACCTCTTAAAGTATTCTATAAAGATTTTTTTCTTAGTGCATTAAAGAGTAAGAATCGAATATTTTGATTGCCATAACAATAAGCAAGCGATAAAACTAAAATGACAAGGAGCGCTCATCGGCAATTTATGGCTGTTTAGAGCAATTCATTTTAAGTTATGGTCTGGAGAATGATATAAAGGGTCTTACTTGTAGTCCTCCGCCCGGAGGAACCAATCGGCCTTGTCCCCAAACATCTGGAAAGCGTGTATTAGGCCCTTATGGACCAGGGTCCACGTATCCGTAGAATTCGCCACGGGCACGTAGGGTTCCAGTTCACCGTCCACATCGCCGCTCACAAAAAGCAAAACATTACAATGCTTTCCCCAAGTCCGTTTCACATACTTTGCCGAATTGGGGTTTTTGTAATTATAGGGTATCATGCACAGTATTCTGATCTCATCATAAATAGATTTTTGTTCACTTCTCTTAGTATTTTCTTCTTGAATTGCtcgaatattaaaattaagtgtaattaccaaaaataatattaaagcAAGGAACACCCACAAATAGACACGTTTAGGGGAAGTCATTGCTTCAAactgaattaaaaatttatcttACTTCCCACAATGAGAATATTCATTTTTAGATAAGAAATTTATCGGTTTTTGGCGATTCAAGGAGGTTTAACCCTATAACTTTCCGGGGGTCTCATGTGCACCCAAGCGTGGAGTTATAAAATAATACGGAAGCGTTTTTCCCCAACCGGTTAAGCGGAATCTGAAGGAGGAGAGACAGTTCCTACAATTAAACATTGATTAggtttttaa of the Drosophila ananassae strain 14024-0371.13 chromosome 2R, ASM1763931v2, whole genome shotgun sequence genome contains:
- the LOC6506726 gene encoding polypeptide N-acetylgalactosaminyltransferase 8, coding for MCIEILRHKKKVLLLLLLTVAGSIIFYLYTLRLERDNASATSTSTTSRLEREISDLQALFESKVVPQLGDLGRPARRNWTAGERQAMAQSMRGVGFNSWLSQRISSERSLYDMRHRSCKKLEYSLEKLPSVSVVITYHDEEASVLLRTLSSLRNRTPILLLREIILVDDGSTNVDPKLSDFLQIKFLNMVKHHRLDTQVGLMKARVTGAQLALADVLVFLDSHVEVTQGWLEPLIAPILQNNRTCTTPIIDTIDYDNFAYRRGKPSRGFFNWEFNYIQLPLLKEEAVALPAPHKNPIMNGGLFAIGRQWFFDLGGYDKGLKIWGAEQFELSLKIWLCGGSILEVPCSRVGHLYRDPNFHIHYTHQNKESEKKVISRNYRRVAEVWLDDYKDKLFEKMPHLTVIQVGSLTEEKALKKRLHCKPFKWFLDQLGKDFLNLYPVVEPVDFAFGVLQSLASPKLCLDRSEGKPGQPKLSECPDDHTFPESELKWTLTNHRELRSGPVCLEKRNQQGDIYVFQCHGQMGNQFWSLNTTSQQVVHGQMGSSRRCLEIQPDAKGVTTRKCDSNNAKQRWKFGYKNNHRLQHFWDNVKTS
- the LOC26513963 gene encoding glycoprotein-N-acetylgalactosamine 3-beta-galactosyltransferase 1, coding for MPRLFNTRRLFLGSMKRVSPCKGISLLLLGTICVLLMLHLKVKMDSRLSGLSIASTAPPPRIFCIITCFKYRHDYAGIHVHRTWAQHCDHFLFVSDNVHNILEPAVFPGLYDKWHLLRAHLEYVHNYHFHQGDWFLYAKDDNFVMVENLREMVKPYSHNELIYFGCKMKDSNSLPYMYEKSGILFSAASLKRFVLEALPNESICTSQERGDKATEELGRCLGNVNVIDGDSRDEQLGHRFLPFDSKIHLGSKLNESMSDHKDFLDNSYYPVKDNQIPMSIKLVSLPLDEIRFIYDLYYLAYIVRIFGAPIRSSIVEPQTSKLLYDVELLLES
- the LOC6493248 gene encoding glycoprotein-N-acetylgalactosamine 3-beta-galactosyltransferase 1 — translated: MTSPKRVYLWVFLALILFLVITLNFNIRAIQEENTKRSEQKSIYDEIRILCMIPYNYKNPNSAKYVKRTWGKHCNVLLFVSGDVDGELEPYVPVANSTDTWTLVHKGLIHAFQMFGDKADWFLRAEDYNFVVLENLRYMIDHKKYLPSQPIYFGYELENIYTHEPFIFFKSGYVLSHEALKRYTDLSKDLQNEHCVHMEGFTEDVELQRCLSYMNVTTVDCRDELGHETFSPIPMDYHFIEGYSFIPWLKNLSFKKVEEETVPLSSRAISFRVQYPPEMYDYYYFVYKMRIFGQFLPNSVEFQPQ